A region from the Sulfurivermis fontis genome encodes:
- a CDS encoding TatD family hydrolase produces the protein MELIDTHCHIDVEDFAADRAQVLARARAAGVVRQVVPAIHQPGWEFLRALCRWEADLLPAFGMHPIYLDVHRPEHLVELRALLAEERPLAVGEIGLDYFIEGLDRAAQQALFEAQLRLAEEFALPVLLHVRKAHDQVLATLRRLKFSQGGIAHAFSGSAQQAEQYLDLGFKLGFGGTLTYERSSRIRALAADLPLEAIVLETDAPDIVTAAHRGERNSPEYLPEVLAALAAVRGEEAAVLAAATTANARSVLRL, from the coding sequence ATGGAACTCATCGATACCCATTGCCATATAGACGTTGAGGACTTTGCCGCCGATCGCGCGCAGGTACTGGCGCGCGCCCGCGCCGCCGGGGTGGTGCGGCAGGTGGTGCCGGCCATCCACCAGCCGGGCTGGGAGTTCCTGCGCGCCCTGTGCCGCTGGGAGGCGGACCTGCTGCCGGCCTTCGGGATGCATCCCATCTATCTCGATGTTCACCGGCCGGAGCATCTGGTGGAATTGCGCGCGCTGCTGGCCGAGGAACGGCCGCTGGCCGTGGGCGAGATCGGGCTGGACTATTTCATCGAGGGGCTGGATCGCGCGGCGCAGCAGGCCCTGTTCGAGGCGCAGCTGCGCCTCGCCGAGGAGTTCGCCCTGCCGGTATTGCTGCATGTACGCAAGGCCCACGACCAGGTGCTCGCCACCCTGCGCCGGCTGAAGTTCAGCCAGGGCGGCATCGCCCACGCCTTTTCCGGCAGCGCCCAGCAGGCGGAACAGTATCTGGACCTGGGCTTCAAGCTGGGCTTTGGCGGTACCCTCACCTACGAGCGTTCCAGTCGCATCCGCGCCCTGGCCGCCGATCTGCCGCTGGAAGCCATCGTGCTGGAGACCGACGCCCCGGATATCGTCACTGCGGCCCACCGCGGCGAGCGCAACAGCCCGGAATACCTGCCGGAGGTGCTGGCGGCGCTGGCCGCGGTGCGTGGCGAGGAGGCCGCTGTGCTTGCCGCGGCCACCACCGCCAATGCCCGTAGCGTGCTGCGGTTGTGA
- a CDS encoding HD-GYP domain-containing protein: protein MQQTIYYRDDSLGFLDENRPLADKLAALHQTVAARCPCIHRIAIALYDARTDLLKTYIYSSEGESPLRHYQAPLASSHTLSEIVAQGKPRVVNDLTIFADSAHEHSRRLLAGGFGASYTLPMYQNGMFRGFVFFNSRERGVLTEAVLHELDLFGHLLALTAIYELQKMQNLADAINTARDITRHRDNETGSHLDRMSRYSRLIALHLAEKYNLDDNFIEHIFMFAPLHDIGKIAIPDNILLKEAKLTPEEFEVMKTHTRKGREVIDTMLGHFRLHDLEHGHMLRNIAELHHEALDGSGYPYGLKNEDIPIEARIVAVADIFDALTSRRPYKEAWSNAEALEALRCMSGHILDADCVAALTDNIEQVERIQAEFKEDTFG, encoded by the coding sequence GTGCAGCAAACGATTTACTACCGCGACGACTCATTGGGCTTTCTCGATGAGAACCGGCCACTCGCCGACAAACTGGCCGCCCTGCACCAGACCGTGGCAGCGCGTTGCCCGTGCATCCACCGCATCGCCATCGCCCTGTACGACGCCCGCACCGACCTGCTGAAGACGTACATCTACAGCAGCGAGGGCGAATCGCCCCTGCGCCATTACCAGGCGCCGCTGGCCAGCAGCCACACGTTGAGCGAGATCGTCGCGCAGGGCAAACCACGCGTGGTCAATGATCTGACCATCTTTGCCGACAGCGCGCACGAGCACAGCCGCCGCCTGCTGGCCGGTGGCTTCGGTGCCAGCTACACCCTGCCCATGTACCAGAACGGCATGTTCCGCGGCTTCGTGTTCTTCAATTCCCGCGAGCGCGGCGTGCTCACCGAAGCCGTGCTGCACGAGCTCGACCTGTTCGGCCACCTGCTGGCGCTCACGGCGATCTACGAATTGCAGAAGATGCAGAACCTGGCCGACGCCATCAACACCGCACGCGACATCACCCGCCACCGCGACAACGAAACCGGCAGCCACCTGGATCGCATGTCGCGCTACAGCCGTCTCATCGCCCTGCATCTGGCCGAGAAGTACAACCTGGATGACAACTTCATCGAACATATTTTCATGTTTGCCCCGCTGCATGACATCGGCAAGATCGCCATCCCGGACAACATCCTGCTCAAGGAAGCCAAGCTCACCCCGGAGGAGTTCGAGGTGATGAAGACCCACACCCGCAAGGGACGCGAGGTCATCGACACCATGCTGGGACACTTCCGCCTGCACGACCTGGAACACGGACACATGCTGCGCAACATCGCCGAACTGCACCATGAGGCGCTGGACGGCAGCGGCTATCCCTACGGTCTGAAGAATGAAGACATACCCATCGAGGCCCGCATCGTCGCCGTGGCCGACATCTTCGACGCCCTCACCAGCCGCCGTCCCTACAAGGAGGCCTGGAGCAATGCCGAGGCGCTGGAGGCACTGCGCTGCATGAGCGGCCACATCCTCGACGCCGACTGCGTAGCCGCCCTGACCGACAACATCGAGCAGGTGGAACGCATCCAGGCCGAGTTCAAGGAAGACACCTTCGGCTAG
- a CDS encoding SDR family oxidoreductase, giving the protein MSTSAPARTILITGCSSGIGLCVAHGLKARGWRVFASARKTADVTRLQQDGLEALQLDLANSLSIHAAMDEVLHRSGGTLDALFNNGAYGQPGAVEDLSRATLREQFETNLFGTHELTCRAIAVMRRQGHGRIIHNSSVLGLVALPFRGAYNASKFALEGLTDTLRLELHGSNIHVSLVEPGPILSRFRANAMIKYRQNIDAEASHFRATYKRMENRLTKEGPAAPFTLPPEAVLARVIHALESPRPRARYYVTFPTYLFGALKRLLPTRGLDWVLRRVSRGENK; this is encoded by the coding sequence ATGTCCACTTCGGCCCCTGCCCGCACCATCCTCATCACCGGCTGCTCCAGCGGCATCGGCCTGTGCGTAGCCCATGGCCTGAAGGCCCGCGGCTGGCGCGTCTTTGCCAGCGCCCGCAAGACCGCGGATGTCACCCGCTTGCAGCAGGACGGACTGGAAGCGCTGCAGCTCGACCTCGCCAATTCGCTGTCCATTCACGCCGCCATGGACGAAGTGCTGCACCGCAGCGGTGGCACGCTGGACGCCCTGTTCAACAACGGTGCCTACGGCCAGCCCGGCGCGGTGGAAGACCTCAGTCGCGCCACCCTGCGCGAGCAGTTCGAAACCAATCTATTCGGCACCCACGAACTCACCTGCCGCGCCATCGCGGTGATGCGTCGTCAGGGTCACGGCCGCATCATCCACAACAGCTCGGTCCTCGGCCTGGTGGCGCTGCCCTTCCGCGGGGCCTACAACGCCAGCAAGTTCGCCCTGGAGGGACTGACCGACACCCTGCGCCTGGAACTGCACGGCAGCAACATTCACGTCAGTCTGGTCGAGCCCGGCCCGATCCTCAGCCGCTTTCGCGCCAACGCCATGATCAAATACCGGCAGAACATCGACGCCGAAGCCAGCCACTTCCGCGCCACCTACAAGCGCATGGAGAACCGCCTCACCAAGGAAGGCCCGGCCGCGCCGTTCACCCTGCCGCCGGAGGCGGTGCTGGCCAGGGTGATCCACGCCCTGGAGTCGCCACGACCGCGGGCACGCTACTACGTCACCTTCCCCACCTATCTTTTCGGCGCGTTGAAGCGCCTGCTACCCACGCGTGGTCTGGACTGGGTACTGCGCCGCGTATCGCGCGGCGAAAACAAATAA
- a CDS encoding transporter, which translates to MTGLNRKKTLVALLALAMAPLAQADSGYSVSVGGEYTRGDYGTGSNVSLLSLPVKLEYVDERYAWSIGVPYLWVSGPGDVVVSGSGMGRLSPTNTRTTSRTDSGVGDITASATLRLWEEGPRRPWAALTAKVKFGTADEASRLGTGENDYALQLELARQAVYGHVGYKVLGDPAGIEYDNIWYGGVGVDFPVGREVDGGVELYAEQEALSGIDGKRELTFYLGQQMERATRITGHLMMGLSDASPDWGAGVTLRFDL; encoded by the coding sequence ATGACGGGACTGAACAGGAAAAAGACGCTGGTGGCGCTGTTGGCGCTGGCCATGGCGCCGCTGGCGCAGGCCGACTCCGGCTACAGTGTCAGCGTGGGTGGTGAATATACGCGCGGCGATTATGGTACCGGCAGCAACGTCAGCCTGTTGTCGCTGCCGGTGAAGCTGGAGTATGTCGACGAGCGCTATGCCTGGTCGATCGGTGTGCCCTATCTGTGGGTTTCCGGTCCGGGCGATGTGGTGGTGAGCGGCAGCGGCATGGGGCGGCTCAGCCCGACCAATACCCGTACCACCTCACGCACCGACAGCGGCGTCGGCGACATTACCGCCTCGGCCACCCTGCGCCTGTGGGAGGAGGGGCCGCGCCGGCCCTGGGCGGCACTGACCGCCAAGGTCAAGTTCGGGACGGCAGACGAGGCCAGTCGTCTCGGCACCGGCGAGAATGACTACGCGCTGCAACTGGAGCTGGCGCGCCAGGCCGTATACGGCCACGTCGGCTACAAGGTGTTGGGCGATCCGGCCGGCATCGAGTATGACAACATCTGGTATGGCGGCGTCGGGGTCGATTTTCCCGTCGGCCGCGAGGTCGATGGCGGTGTCGAGTTGTATGCCGAACAGGAGGCACTGTCCGGCATCGATGGCAAGCGTGAGCTGACCTTTTATCTGGGGCAGCAGATGGAGCGTGCAACCCGCATCACCGGTCATCTGATGATGGGGTTGAGCGATGCCAGCCCGGACTGGGGGGCTGGCGTGACGCTGCGGTTCGATTTGTAG
- a CDS encoding DUF2756 domain-containing protein, protein MNTIRYSLLSAGLVVSLLGAPAWAEEAATQTQTQTQSQTRTQTQTQVQEQTRTRAQERVHQADVEEAKRAENQKRLEKQLNDDGAGAQGGMGKGGGQMGGGGMGGSRMGGGGAGGGKGRY, encoded by the coding sequence ATGAATACCATTCGTTACTCACTGCTGTCCGCCGGCCTGGTGGTCTCACTGCTGGGCGCCCCGGCATGGGCCGAGGAGGCCGCCACCCAGACGCAAACCCAGACTCAATCCCAGACCCGCACCCAGACGCAGACCCAGGTGCAGGAGCAGACCCGTACCCGTGCCCAGGAACGCGTTCATCAGGCGGATGTGGAGGAGGCCAAGCGGGCGGAAAACCAGAAGCGCCTGGAAAAGCAGTTGAATGATGATGGTGCCGGCGCCCAGGGCGGCATGGGCAAGGGCGGTGGCCAGATGGGTGGTGGCGGCATGGGCGGCAGCCGCATGGGCGGTGGTGGTGCCGGTGGTGGCAAGGGCCGTTACTGA
- a CDS encoding DUF3106 domain-containing protein has product MMSKRWFNALAAALLLAVTAAQAAPAWNELSADEQKVLAPYASRWDGLDAEQRSRLQKGAQRWQAMTPTQRAQVQQRFEQWRRLTPQQQAQVRERYEQFRQLPAQQQERIRQRQQWFRELPPERQQELRQRWEAMTPEQRQELQQRREETLQERQRPLRSRMEQRRDFGGGMGGRR; this is encoded by the coding sequence ATGATGAGCAAGCGATGGTTCAATGCGCTGGCTGCCGCCCTGCTGCTTGCCGTCACGGCAGCGCAGGCCGCGCCGGCCTGGAATGAATTGAGCGCCGATGAACAGAAGGTGCTGGCACCCTACGCCTCCCGTTGGGATGGCCTGGATGCCGAGCAGCGCAGCCGCCTGCAGAAAGGGGCGCAACGCTGGCAGGCGATGACGCCGACGCAGCGCGCGCAGGTGCAGCAGCGGTTTGAGCAGTGGCGGCGTCTGACACCGCAGCAGCAGGCCCAGGTGCGCGAACGTTACGAACAGTTCCGCCAGTTGCCGGCGCAGCAGCAGGAGCGCATCCGTCAGCGGCAGCAGTGGTTCCGCGAACTGCCGCCGGAGCGGCAGCAGGAGTTGCGCCAGCGTTGGGAGGCGATGACGCCGGAGCAGCGGCAGGAACTGCAGCAACGCCGCGAGGAGACGCTGCAGGAGCGGCAGCGCCCGCTGCGCAGCCGCATGGAGCAGCGGCGCGATTTTGGTGGTGGTATGGGGGGGCGGCGCTGA
- a CDS encoding methyltransferase regulatory domain-containing protein, with amino-acid sequence MTADSYDAIPYDSTPFAETHPDHLCVLGRLFGLDAPAPETARILELGCATGGNIIPLAFHLPQAQVLGIELSAGQVAVAQELIGKLGLTNIEVRQGDIMELGAELGQFDYIIAHGVYSWVPDFVREKMLTLCRELLSDNGIAYISYNTLPGWRMRGMLRDMLLYHARDAKTPRERLAKAYELFDLMDSATRGLDALSAKYLRSEIAAVRKAHPSYIYHEYMEEINQPFLFSQFAADAERHGLQYLCDVELGTAFPSTLGEAAEEALGFAGDVLELEQYMDFVRNRNFRRSLLCRQERPITRDLALEQFENFAFSAQLTPPKKVELSRPREQKFTSADNHDYTVSHPLTKAALLHLAAVHPDAVPFAELVATAQQITTGNGGRQHADQVDHLFGELFSLYAHQAIRISPRPQHFEKVISERPRLHALAQAQAAMNLGHLATVRHTTVQLDAFSSHLARLLDGTRTVDEVVQEMTGAMERAEILVADDGKKADAKKLAATVAANVQRLLEVFARQGLLV; translated from the coding sequence ATGACCGCCGACAGCTACGACGCCATCCCCTACGACAGCACGCCCTTTGCCGAGACCCACCCCGATCACCTGTGCGTGCTGGGCCGTCTGTTCGGCCTCGACGCACCGGCACCGGAAACCGCGCGTATCCTGGAGCTGGGCTGTGCCACCGGCGGCAACATCATCCCGCTGGCCTTCCACCTGCCACAGGCGCAGGTGCTCGGCATCGAACTTTCCGCCGGCCAGGTGGCGGTGGCGCAGGAGCTGATCGGCAAGCTGGGCCTGACCAATATCGAAGTGCGCCAGGGCGACATCATGGAGCTGGGCGCCGAACTGGGGCAGTTCGATTACATCATCGCCCACGGTGTGTACTCCTGGGTGCCGGACTTCGTGCGCGAGAAGATGCTGACGCTGTGCCGCGAACTGCTCAGCGACAACGGCATCGCCTACATCAGCTACAACACCCTGCCCGGCTGGCGCATGCGCGGCATGCTGCGCGACATGCTGCTCTATCACGCCCGCGACGCGAAAACACCACGCGAGCGCCTGGCCAAGGCCTACGAACTGTTCGACCTGATGGACAGCGCCACCCGCGGCCTCGATGCCCTCAGCGCCAAATACCTGCGCAGCGAGATCGCCGCCGTGCGCAAGGCACACCCCAGCTACATCTACCACGAGTACATGGAAGAGATTAACCAGCCCTTCCTGTTCAGCCAGTTCGCCGCCGACGCCGAACGCCACGGCCTGCAATACCTGTGCGACGTGGAACTGGGCACCGCCTTCCCCTCCACCCTGGGCGAGGCGGCCGAGGAGGCACTGGGGTTCGCCGGCGATGTGCTGGAACTGGAGCAGTACATGGACTTCGTGCGCAACCGCAACTTCCGCCGCTCCCTGCTCTGCCGCCAGGAACGTCCCATCACCCGCGACCTGGCCCTGGAGCAGTTCGAAAACTTCGCCTTCAGCGCCCAGCTCACCCCGCCGAAGAAAGTGGAACTGAGCCGGCCGCGCGAACAGAAGTTCACCTCCGCCGACAACCACGACTACACCGTCAGCCATCCGCTCACCAAGGCCGCGCTGCTGCACCTCGCCGCCGTCCACCCCGACGCCGTGCCCTTTGCCGAACTGGTTGCCACCGCGCAGCAGATCACCACCGGCAACGGCGGCCGCCAGCATGCCGATCAGGTCGACCACCTGTTCGGCGAACTCTTCAGCCTCTATGCCCACCAGGCCATCCGCATCAGCCCGCGCCCGCAGCATTTCGAGAAAGTAATCAGCGAACGCCCGCGCCTGCACGCCCTGGCCCAGGCCCAGGCGGCGATGAATCTCGGCCACCTCGCCACCGTGCGCCACACCACGGTGCAGCTGGATGCATTTTCATCCCACCTAGCCCGCCTGCTCGACGGTACGCGCACGGTGGATGAAGTGGTGCAGGAGATGACAGGTGCAATGGAGCGCGCCGAGATACTGGTGGCAGACGACGGCAAGAAGGCCGATGCAAAGAAGCTGGCGGCGACGGTGGCCGCCAATGTGCAGCGCTTACTGGAGGTATTTGCGCGGCAGGGGTTGCTGGTGTGA
- a CDS encoding insulinase family protein, whose amino-acid sequence MNQPTTHSAFAWLRSSRIPSLNVEVQEFRHKVTGAPHIHIAADDDQNAFLVGFRTVPQDSTGVAHILEHTTLCGSRRYPVRDPFFMMTRRSLNTFMNAFTASDWTAYPFASCNRKDFYNLLQVYLDAVFFPTLDPLDFAQEGHRVEFAEPTNPDSPLVFKGVVFNEMKGAMSAPTSALYQYLTKHLFPTITYHHNPGGDPEHIPDLTYDQLKNFHARHYHPSNALFMTYGDIPAHEHQLYFEEYALKEFNRLDVNIQVPDERRYDAPRTATERYALDGEEDTADKTHIVLGWLLGNGTDPETLLTAHLLSDVLLDNSASPLRQVLETSDLGSAPSPLCGLSDSTREMFFAAGLEGSNPEHAAAVEQLILDTLRRVADEGVPQEQVEAMLHQLELSQREVSGDGFPYGLQLMVHALAPALHGADPVAVLDIDPILNRLRERIADPDFIKAEVRKLLTNPHRVCLIMRPDTNLSAERAARETARLAALKEKLGSAEKQRIVEQAAALAARQAQQDDPEVLPKVSLDDVPTDLHVPQGETAPVAAMPATWYTRGTNGLVYQELVVDLPELEPDLANLLPMFCNIVTEVGSGGRDYLATQELQAAVTGGLSARATVRGSIDDANQGRGVFVLSGKALARNHAALSDLLRETFDSARFDELERLRELVAQERLQQEQSVTGSGHGLAMMAAAAGLSPSAALSHRWYGLAGIKALKHLDDALDDPVALQAFADRLQRLRNALLAAPRQFLLIGEEEQRSGYTAALAARWADAAAVQDTTRFALPASNEARNQGWTTSTQVNFCAKAYAAVPMEHDDGAALMVLGGFLRNNYLHRAIREQGGAYGGGAGYDPDSAAFRFYSYRDPRLAETLADFDASIRWLLDNDHAWRLVEEAILGVIASIDKPGSPAGEVKKTFHAALHGRTPEQRRRFRARVLGVTQDDLKRVAATYLKPETASTAVISNPATLKQAGLGLEVIAL is encoded by the coding sequence ATGAATCAGCCGACCACCCATTCCGCCTTCGCGTGGCTGCGCAGCAGCCGCATTCCTTCGCTCAATGTGGAGGTGCAGGAGTTCCGCCACAAGGTGACCGGCGCGCCGCACATCCATATCGCCGCCGACGATGACCAGAACGCCTTCCTGGTGGGCTTCCGCACCGTGCCGCAGGACTCCACCGGCGTGGCCCATATCCTGGAGCACACCACCCTGTGCGGCAGCCGCCGCTACCCGGTGCGCGACCCGTTTTTCATGATGACGCGGCGCTCGCTCAACACCTTCATGAACGCCTTCACCGCCAGCGACTGGACCGCCTATCCCTTCGCCAGCTGCAACCGCAAGGATTTCTACAATCTGCTGCAGGTGTACCTGGATGCGGTGTTCTTCCCCACCCTGGACCCGCTGGACTTCGCCCAGGAAGGCCACCGCGTCGAGTTCGCCGAACCGACCAACCCGGACAGCCCGCTGGTATTCAAGGGCGTGGTGTTCAACGAGATGAAGGGCGCCATGAGCGCCCCCACCTCGGCGCTGTACCAATACCTCACCAAACACCTGTTCCCCACCATCACCTATCACCACAACCCGGGGGGTGACCCGGAGCATATCCCGGATCTCACCTACGACCAGCTGAAGAACTTTCACGCGCGCCACTACCACCCGTCCAACGCGCTGTTCATGACCTACGGCGACATACCGGCGCACGAACACCAACTGTACTTCGAGGAATATGCCCTCAAGGAATTCAATCGCCTGGACGTGAATATCCAGGTCCCCGACGAGCGGCGCTACGACGCACCGCGCACGGCCACGGAGCGCTATGCGCTGGATGGCGAGGAAGACACCGCCGACAAGACCCACATCGTGCTCGGCTGGCTGCTCGGCAACGGCACCGACCCGGAAACCCTGCTCACCGCCCACCTGCTGTCCGACGTGCTGCTGGACAACAGCGCCTCGCCGCTGCGCCAGGTGCTGGAGACATCGGACCTCGGCAGCGCGCCGTCGCCGCTGTGCGGCCTGTCCGACTCCACCCGCGAGATGTTCTTCGCCGCCGGCCTGGAGGGCAGCAATCCGGAACACGCCGCCGCCGTGGAGCAATTGATCCTCGACACCCTGCGCCGCGTCGCCGACGAAGGCGTGCCGCAGGAGCAGGTGGAGGCCATGCTGCACCAACTGGAGCTGTCGCAGCGCGAGGTGAGCGGCGACGGTTTCCCCTACGGCCTGCAACTGATGGTGCATGCCCTGGCGCCGGCACTGCACGGCGCCGATCCGGTGGCGGTACTCGACATCGACCCGATCCTCAACCGCCTGCGCGAGCGCATCGCCGACCCGGATTTCATCAAGGCCGAGGTGCGCAAGCTGCTGACCAATCCGCACCGCGTCTGCCTGATCATGCGCCCGGACACCAACCTCTCCGCCGAACGCGCCGCCCGGGAGACGGCCCGCCTCGCCGCCCTGAAGGAAAAGCTCGGCAGCGCGGAGAAACAGCGCATCGTCGAACAGGCAGCGGCCCTGGCCGCACGCCAGGCCCAGCAAGACGATCCGGAAGTGCTGCCCAAGGTCAGCCTGGACGATGTGCCCACCGATCTGCACGTGCCACAGGGCGAGACCGCCCCCGTCGCCGCCATGCCCGCCACCTGGTACACCCGCGGCACCAACGGCCTCGTCTACCAGGAACTGGTGGTGGATCTGCCGGAACTGGAGCCGGACCTGGCCAACCTGCTGCCGATGTTCTGCAACATCGTCACCGAGGTGGGCAGCGGCGGCCGCGACTATCTCGCCACCCAGGAACTGCAGGCGGCGGTCACCGGCGGCCTGTCCGCGCGCGCCACGGTGCGCGGTTCCATCGACGACGCCAACCAGGGCCGCGGCGTGTTCGTGTTGTCCGGCAAGGCGCTGGCGCGCAACCACGCGGCCCTCAGCGATCTGCTGCGCGAGACCTTCGACAGTGCCCGCTTCGATGAACTGGAGCGGCTGCGCGAACTGGTGGCGCAGGAGCGCCTGCAACAGGAGCAGAGCGTCACCGGCAGCGGCCACGGCCTCGCCATGATGGCCGCCGCCGCCGGCCTCTCCCCCAGCGCCGCCCTGAGCCACCGCTGGTATGGCCTCGCCGGCATCAAGGCGCTGAAGCATCTCGACGACGCCCTGGACGACCCCGTCGCCCTGCAGGCCTTCGCCGATCGCCTGCAACGGCTGCGTAATGCCCTCCTCGCCGCACCGCGCCAGTTCCTGCTCATCGGCGAGGAGGAACAGCGCAGCGGCTACACCGCGGCCCTGGCCGCACGCTGGGCCGATGCCGCAGCGGTACAAGACACCACTCGTTTCGCCCTGCCGGCGAGCAACGAAGCGCGCAACCAGGGCTGGACCACCTCCACCCAGGTGAATTTCTGCGCCAAGGCCTACGCGGCGGTGCCGATGGAACACGACGACGGCGCCGCGCTGATGGTGCTGGGCGGCTTCCTGCGCAACAACTACCTGCACCGCGCCATCCGCGAACAGGGCGGCGCCTACGGCGGCGGCGCCGGCTACGACCCGGACAGCGCCGCCTTCCGCTTCTACTCCTACCGCGATCCGCGCCTGGCCGAAACCCTGGCCGACTTCGATGCCTCGATCAGGTGGCTGCTGGACAACGACCATGCATGGCGTCTGGTGGAAGAGGCGATCCTCGGCGTCATCGCCTCCATCGACAAACCGGGTTCACCGGCCGGTGAGGTGAAAAAGACCTTCCACGCCGCCCTGCACGGCCGCACGCCGGAACAGCGCCGCCGTTTCCGCGCCCGTGTGCTGGGCGTGACCCAGGACGACCTCAAGCGCGTCGCCGCCACCTATCTGAAACCGGAGACCGCCAGCACCGCCGTGATCAGCAACCCGGCCACCCTGAAACAGGCCGGCCTGGGACTGGAAGTGATCGCGCTTTGA
- a CDS encoding RNA polymerase sigma factor, with amino-acid sequence MNRFLAGIEGRAFRIAWFATGSRDDALELVQEAMLALVQRYAERPAVEWPPLFHTILQSRIRDWYRRSRVRSRLFAWFGGSRDEEGERLEAVPAAARDEPEQRLVGQQTLNAIERAVRRLPLRQQQVFLLRAWEGLDTAQTAAAMGIAEGSVKTHYSRALLALRGELEEQGHAR; translated from the coding sequence TTGAACCGGTTCCTCGCCGGGATCGAGGGGCGCGCCTTCCGTATCGCCTGGTTTGCCACCGGCAGCCGCGACGATGCGCTGGAGCTGGTGCAGGAGGCGATGCTGGCCCTGGTGCAGCGCTACGCGGAGCGCCCGGCGGTGGAATGGCCGCCGCTGTTCCATACCATTCTGCAAAGCCGGATCCGTGACTGGTACCGGCGTAGCAGGGTGCGTTCGCGGCTGTTTGCCTGGTTTGGCGGCAGTCGGGATGAGGAGGGAGAGAGGCTGGAGGCTGTGCCCGCGGCGGCGCGCGACGAACCCGAGCAGCGGCTCGTCGGCCAGCAGACCCTGAATGCCATCGAACGTGCCGTGCGTCGTCTGCCCCTGCGTCAGCAGCAGGTCTTCCTGCTGCGCGCCTGGGAGGGGCTGGATACGGCACAAACGGCAGCCGCCATGGGCATCGCGGAAGGCAGTGTGAAGACGCATTATTCACGCGCATTGCTGGCGTTGCGCGGCGAACTGGAGGAGCAAGGCCATGCAAGATGA
- a CDS encoding DUF1614 domain-containing protein: MSPFHSPHKLLLFILATAFLLGVLQVGLVSIAFDKLGLSQQAAFLLLFSSLAGSLINLPLFSVRAEQPPEPTQLPTFWPVQLPPFTGRTVVAVNAGGCLIPLTFSLYLLLNNPLPLFHALLGIGAISAISYHMSRPIAGLGIGMPLFVAPISAALVAILLNPEQSAPLAYISGTLGVLIGADLLRLKDIRHLGAPLASIGGAGTFDGIFVTGIVAVLLA, from the coding sequence ATGTCCCCCTTCCATTCGCCCCACAAACTGCTGCTGTTCATCCTCGCCACCGCCTTCCTGCTCGGCGTGCTGCAGGTCGGCCTGGTGAGCATCGCCTTCGACAAACTCGGGCTGTCGCAACAGGCCGCCTTTCTGCTGCTGTTCAGTTCCCTGGCAGGCAGCCTGATCAACCTACCGCTGTTCTCCGTGCGCGCCGAGCAGCCGCCGGAGCCGACGCAACTGCCCACCTTCTGGCCGGTGCAACTGCCGCCCTTCACCGGCCGCACCGTGGTGGCAGTCAATGCCGGCGGCTGCCTGATTCCGCTCACCTTCTCCCTCTACCTGCTGCTCAACAATCCGCTGCCGCTGTTCCATGCCCTGCTCGGCATCGGCGCCATCAGCGCCATCAGCTACCACATGAGCCGCCCCATTGCCGGACTCGGCATCGGCATGCCCCTGTTCGTCGCCCCCATCAGCGCCGCCCTGGTGGCCATCCTGCTCAATCCCGAGCAAAGCGCTCCGCTGGCCTACATCAGCGGCACCCTGGGCGTGCTCATCGGCGCCGACCTGCTGCGCCTGAAGGATATCCGCCACCTCGGCGCCCCGCTCGCCTCCATCGGCGGCGCCGGCACCTTCGACGGCATCTTCGTCACCGGCATCGTCGCGGTTTTGCTGGCCTGA